Proteins from one Chitinivorax tropicus genomic window:
- the rpoD gene encoding RNA polymerase sigma factor RpoD, translating into MAADQEFDKPDIPQPEKESTPSGRPMSPADAEARRARLKTLIVLGKERGYLTFAEINDHLPEDMLDAEQIEGIISMIADMGIQVYDEAPDAEQLLMSDATPPVADDDAVEEAEAALSTVDSEFGRTTDPVRMYMREMGTVELLTREGEIEIAKRIEEGLKHMIQAISACPMTIAEMLRLADAVEKDELRVDEFIDGIVDPNAVEEEEAEFKEPSEEEELVAGEEEEEDEEGGGGGAMSANLEQLKADMLAKFAIIRPLYDKMIKALQKSGPASKQYTEAQVAISAELLNIRFTVKQIEAMCDALRRQVEEIRGFEREIMEICVNRAGMPREMFIKSFPGHEVDHDWVLDQIGLAKPYSESIERQKHAIFEAQKKLAVIQEQAMIPIKDLKEINRQMSTGEARARRAKREMIEANLRLVISIAKKYTNRGLQFLDLIQEGNIGLMKAVDKFEYRRGYKFSTYATWWIRQAITRSIADQARTIRIPVHMIETINKMNRISRQILQETGLEPDPALLAVKMEMPEEKIRKIMKISKEPISMETPIGDDDDSHLGDFIEDAVTLAPSDAAVYAGLREATKEVLDTLTPREAKVLRMRFGIEMNTDHTLEEVGKQFDVTRERIRQIEAKALRKLRHPTRSERLKSFLDNNESSQ; encoded by the coding sequence ATGGCGGCAGATCAAGAATTCGACAAGCCTGACATCCCTCAGCCCGAGAAGGAAAGCACCCCGAGTGGTCGCCCGATGTCGCCGGCTGACGCCGAGGCACGTCGTGCGCGCCTCAAGACATTGATTGTGCTGGGCAAAGAGCGTGGTTACCTGACCTTTGCCGAAATCAATGACCATCTGCCAGAAGACATGCTGGATGCCGAGCAGATCGAAGGCATCATCAGTATGATCGCAGATATGGGCATTCAGGTGTATGACGAAGCGCCCGATGCCGAACAACTGTTGATGTCGGACGCAACGCCGCCTGTTGCTGATGATGATGCGGTGGAAGAGGCCGAAGCTGCGCTTTCTACTGTCGATTCTGAATTTGGCCGAACCACCGACCCTGTCCGGATGTACATGCGGGAAATGGGGACGGTTGAGCTCCTGACGCGTGAAGGCGAAATCGAAATCGCCAAGCGCATTGAGGAGGGCCTGAAGCACATGATTCAGGCGATCTCTGCCTGCCCGATGACCATTGCCGAGATGCTGCGCTTGGCGGATGCAGTGGAAAAGGATGAGCTGCGGGTTGACGAATTCATCGATGGTATTGTCGATCCGAATGCTGTCGAGGAAGAAGAAGCGGAATTCAAAGAGCCTAGCGAAGAGGAAGAACTGGTCGCGGGCGAAGAAGAAGAGGAAGACGAGGAGGGCGGTGGCGGCGGCGCCATGAGCGCCAACCTTGAACAGCTGAAGGCCGATATGCTCGCCAAGTTTGCGATCATTCGCCCGCTGTATGACAAGATGATCAAGGCGCTACAGAAGTCCGGCCCGGCCAGTAAGCAGTATACCGAAGCTCAGGTGGCTATTTCCGCTGAGCTGCTGAATATCCGCTTCACGGTCAAGCAGATTGAGGCCATGTGCGACGCGCTACGCAGGCAGGTTGAGGAAATTCGTGGTTTCGAGCGCGAAATCATGGAGATCTGTGTGAATCGAGCTGGCATGCCGAGAGAAATGTTCATCAAGAGCTTTCCTGGGCATGAGGTCGATCACGACTGGGTATTGGATCAAATCGGCTTGGCCAAGCCCTATAGCGAATCAATCGAGCGGCAGAAACACGCCATTTTTGAGGCGCAGAAGAAACTGGCTGTGATTCAAGAGCAGGCGATGATCCCGATCAAAGACCTCAAGGAAATCAATCGTCAGATGTCCACGGGTGAGGCCCGTGCCCGTCGCGCCAAGCGTGAGATGATCGAGGCCAACTTGCGACTGGTGATCTCCATTGCCAAGAAGTATACCAACCGGGGTCTGCAGTTCCTGGACTTGATCCAAGAGGGCAATATCGGCCTGATGAAAGCGGTGGATAAGTTCGAATATCGCCGTGGTTATAAATTCTCGACCTATGCGACCTGGTGGATCAGGCAGGCGATCACCCGCTCAATTGCGGATCAGGCCCGCACCATCCGTATTCCGGTGCATATGATCGAAACGATCAACAAGATGAACCGTATTTCCCGGCAGATTCTGCAGGAAACGGGTTTGGAGCCCGATCCGGCCTTGTTGGCGGTCAAGATGGAAATGCCAGAGGAGAAGATCCGTAAGATCATGAAAATCTCCAAGGAGCCCATTTCGATGGAGACGCCAATTGGTGATGATGATGATTCACACCTGGGCGATTTCATCGAGGATGCGGTGACGTTGGCGCCGAGCGATGCGGCAGTCTACGCAGGCTTGCGCGAGGCGACGAAAGAGGTCTTGGATACGCTCACCCCACGCGAGGCCAAAGTTCTCCGCATGCGTTTCGGTATTGAAATGAATACCGATCATACCTTGGAGGAAGTGGGTAAGCAGTTTGATGTGACGCGTGAGCGAATTCGACAGATCGAAGCCAAAGCCTTACGGAAGTTGCGCCACCCAACCCGTTCCGAGCGCTTGAAGAGTTTCTTGGATAACAATGAGAGCTCGCAGTAA
- the dnaG gene encoding DNA primase, producing MSRIPDSFIQDLLNRVDIVDVVDRYVPLKKSGSEYKACCPFHNEKTPSFYVSPVKQFYHCFGCGANGTVITFVMEHAGLNFIEAVTELAQSVGMQVPAEERTPEARQAAQKRAEVEALDLPGVMRAACIYYRNQLKQAPHAIQYLKRRGVSGEIAARFGLGFAPDGWSGLKGAFTDYDTNPALIESGLVKEKDGRRYDFFNDRVMFPIVNQRGAIIGFGGRVMDKGEPKYLNSPETVLFEKGRELYGLYQARQAIRDAGKVLVVEGYMDVVSLAQYGVGYAVATLGTATTAIHLQKLMRHTDHLVFCFDGDKAGRKAAWRALENALPQLQDDKRLDFLFLPEDEDPDSYVRHFGKEAFEDVMARDALPLTAFMLRELSAKVDLQTDEGRARMIKLAQPLITQIPAQALSLMLRKRLAEILGIESDELDRLLGIRVAQSRYGKSRSKPVPFRTGRRQAPSIERKVIEWFLRAPGWAQHIALPAWAGEHPEMAALYALYEYLIEHPGLATAAQVLECFRESEHEGVLRRVLSTAMEEHEEFSDEEAWVELNDAVTRLIEYVSKQQWRGQMTHVMTDKNFSPSSLSEEEKELLRQLALAKSQPASD from the coding sequence GTGTCTCGTATCCCCGATAGTTTTATTCAGGATTTGCTCAACCGTGTTGACATTGTCGACGTGGTGGATCGTTACGTCCCGCTCAAAAAATCTGGCAGCGAATACAAAGCCTGCTGTCCTTTTCATAACGAAAAAACACCTTCCTTCTATGTCAGCCCGGTCAAGCAGTTCTATCACTGCTTTGGCTGTGGTGCAAATGGCACGGTCATCACATTTGTCATGGAGCACGCGGGCCTCAACTTTATTGAGGCGGTCACCGAATTGGCGCAGTCGGTGGGGATGCAGGTTCCAGCAGAAGAGCGGACGCCGGAGGCGCGTCAAGCGGCACAGAAGCGTGCTGAAGTAGAGGCGCTGGATTTGCCGGGCGTGATGCGGGCGGCTTGCATCTACTACCGCAATCAGCTGAAGCAAGCACCGCATGCAATCCAGTACTTGAAAAGGCGTGGTGTGTCGGGCGAAATCGCAGCGCGCTTTGGCTTGGGCTTTGCGCCAGATGGCTGGAGCGGATTGAAGGGTGCGTTTACAGATTATGACACCAACCCGGCTTTGATCGAGTCAGGTCTGGTGAAGGAAAAAGATGGCCGCCGCTACGATTTCTTCAATGATCGGGTGATGTTCCCAATTGTGAATCAGCGTGGGGCCATCATCGGCTTTGGTGGTCGGGTGATGGATAAGGGGGAGCCCAAATATCTGAACTCCCCAGAAACCGTGTTGTTTGAAAAGGGGCGAGAGCTTTACGGCTTGTATCAGGCCCGACAGGCCATCCGTGATGCTGGCAAGGTGCTGGTGGTCGAGGGGTATATGGATGTGGTATCCCTTGCCCAATATGGTGTTGGCTATGCAGTAGCAACCTTGGGGACGGCTACGACAGCCATTCACCTGCAAAAGCTGATGCGGCATACCGATCACCTGGTGTTCTGTTTTGACGGCGATAAGGCGGGGCGAAAAGCGGCCTGGCGTGCTTTGGAAAACGCGCTTCCCCAACTGCAGGATGATAAGCGCCTGGATTTCCTGTTTTTGCCGGAAGATGAAGACCCAGATAGCTATGTCAGGCATTTTGGCAAAGAGGCATTCGAAGACGTGATGGCCAGGGATGCGCTGCCCCTGACGGCATTCATGCTGCGCGAGCTGTCCGCAAAAGTGGACTTGCAGACTGATGAGGGTCGGGCAAGGATGATCAAACTTGCTCAACCGTTGATCACCCAGATTCCGGCGCAGGCGCTCAGTTTGATGCTGAGAAAGCGGCTTGCGGAAATACTGGGGATCGAATCCGATGAGCTCGATCGTCTGTTGGGTATCCGCGTTGCGCAGTCCCGCTATGGCAAGTCCAGATCCAAACCTGTGCCATTTCGCACTGGGCGGCGGCAAGCGCCTTCAATCGAGCGTAAAGTCATTGAATGGTTTTTGCGCGCGCCCGGATGGGCGCAGCATATTGCTCTGCCTGCATGGGCGGGTGAGCATCCGGAGATGGCTGCGCTATATGCGCTTTATGAATATTTGATTGAACACCCAGGGCTGGCCACTGCCGCACAGGTCTTGGAATGCTTTCGCGAGTCCGAACATGAAGGGGTGCTTCGGCGGGTGCTGAGCACGGCTATGGAGGAGCATGAAGAGTTTTCTGATGAAGAGGCGTGGGTTGAATTGAACGATGCCGTCACCAGATTGATAGAGTATGTGTCCAAGCAGCAATGGCGTGGCCAGATGACGCATGTCATGACCGACAAGAATTTCTCGCCTAGCAGCCTGTCCGAAGAAGAGAAAGAATTGTTGCGACAACTTGCTTTGGCAAAATCGCAACCTGCAAGCGACTGA
- a CDS encoding GatB/YqeY domain-containing protein encodes MSLKQRIQDDMKNAMREKNAQRLSAIRLLTAAMKQKEVDERVELTDEHIVAIIDKMLKQRRDSITQYEAAGRQDLADNEKFEMTVLQAYMPTQLSDVEIEAEVVSAIAQVGAAGPQDMGKLMGVLKPKLAGRADMTKVSQLVKVKLAG; translated from the coding sequence ATGAGTTTGAAGCAACGCATTCAAGATGACATGAAGAACGCGATGCGGGAAAAAAATGCCCAACGTCTCTCTGCTATTCGTCTGTTGACTGCGGCGATGAAGCAAAAAGAGGTCGATGAGCGCGTCGAGCTGACAGATGAGCATATTGTTGCCATCATTGACAAGATGCTCAAACAACGCCGGGACTCGATCACTCAGTATGAAGCTGCTGGCCGTCAGGACCTGGCAGATAATGAGAAATTCGAAATGACAGTGTTGCAAGCCTACATGCCAACGCAGTTATCCGATGTAGAGATCGAGGCTGAAGTGGTTTCCGCCATTGCGCAGGTTGGCGCTGCCGGGCCGCAGGATATGGGTAAGCTGATGGGGGTGTTGAAACCCAAGTTGGCGGGCCGTGCGGATATGACCAAGGTGTCGCAATTGGTCAAGGTCAAGCTGGCTGGCTGA
- the rpsU gene encoding 30S ribosomal protein S21 — MPSVRVKENEPFEVALRRFKRTVEKTGLLTELRAREFYEKPTAERKRKLAAAVKRHYKRLRSQQLPPKLY, encoded by the coding sequence ATGCCTAGCGTCCGCGTCAAGGAAAACGAGCCTTTCGAAGTGGCTCTGCGTCGTTTCAAGCGTACTGTCGAGAAAACCGGTCTGTTGACCGAGTTGCGTGCTCGTGAGTTCTACGAGAAGCCGACCGCTGAACGTAAGCGCAAACTTGCTGCGGCCGTCAAGCGTCATTACAAGCGCCTGCGCAGCCAACAACTGCCGCCGAAGCTGTACTGA
- the tsaD gene encoding tRNA (adenosine(37)-N6)-threonylcarbamoyltransferase complex transferase subunit TsaD: MLVLGIETSCDESGVALYDSEQGLLAHQLHTQMAMHAEYGGVVPELASRDHIRRILPLTEACLKSAGKTLRDIDAIAYTEGPGLAGALLVGASVANALAFALDKPVIGIHHLEGHLLSPLLATPAPTFPFIALLVSGGHSQLMEVTGVGQYTLLGETLDDAAGEAFDKTAKLLGLGYPGGPALSRLAEQGNPKRFSLPRPMLHSPDLDFSFSGLKTAVLTLVREQKQLDDSTRADICAAFQEAMVEVLVAKSLKALKQTGHRQLVIAGGVGANKQLRQHLDAAASRKRFSVFYPPLEFCTDNGAMIAFAGALRLSQAQRGSGSFGVRPRWDLGSLCAVDPT; the protein is encoded by the coding sequence ATGTTGGTTTTGGGTATTGAGACTTCTTGTGATGAGAGCGGCGTTGCGTTATATGACTCAGAGCAAGGGTTGCTCGCACATCAGTTACACACCCAGATGGCCATGCATGCCGAATATGGCGGCGTCGTACCTGAGTTGGCATCACGCGACCACATCCGTCGAATCCTTCCACTAACCGAGGCCTGCCTGAAGTCTGCAGGAAAGACACTGCGGGACATCGATGCCATTGCCTACACCGAAGGCCCAGGACTGGCGGGGGCTTTGCTGGTTGGGGCCAGTGTCGCCAACGCCCTGGCTTTTGCACTCGACAAACCTGTTATTGGCATTCATCACCTGGAAGGTCATTTGTTATCCCCCTTGCTCGCCACGCCTGCGCCGACATTTCCATTCATTGCTCTATTGGTTTCTGGCGGCCACAGCCAACTGATGGAGGTCACCGGGGTAGGCCAATACACACTGCTTGGCGAAACATTGGATGACGCGGCGGGTGAGGCTTTTGATAAAACAGCCAAGCTGCTGGGCTTGGGCTACCCTGGCGGTCCAGCTCTGTCCAGATTGGCGGAGCAAGGCAATCCAAAGCGGTTTTCACTGCCACGCCCCATGTTGCACTCTCCTGACCTGGATTTCAGCTTCTCAGGTCTGAAAACGGCTGTATTGACATTGGTACGCGAACAGAAACAGCTGGATGACTCAACGCGAGCAGATATCTGCGCCGCCTTCCAGGAGGCGATGGTGGAAGTGCTGGTTGCCAAATCACTGAAGGCGCTGAAGCAAACTGGGCACCGCCAGCTGGTCATCGCCGGTGGTGTAGGTGCAAACAAGCAACTGCGACAGCACCTGGATGCCGCTGCCAGCAGGAAAAGGTTCTCCGTGTTCTATCCACCATTGGAATTTTGTACCGACAATGGTGCCATGATCGCCTTTGCTGGCGCGCTACGGCTGAGCCAGGCGCAGAGAGGATCGGGAAGCTTTGGCGTCCGGCCCCGGTGGGATCTTGGCAGCCTGTGCGCTGTCGATCCAACCTGA
- a CDS encoding lysophospholipid acyltransferase family protein → MHYTIFDTPIVRSVFAWISIIMLKMTGWRLEGSFPALPKYVMIAAPHTSNWDFPVTLGICFAARAKIYWMGKSSLFRGPMGPIMRWLGGIAVDRSKSNNLVQQIVDVYNQSERLVITIPPEGTRSKVRYWKTGFYHIAVGAQVPIVLAFLDFKKKIGGFGPVFYPTGNIEKDMAEIQAFYKGITGKNPDCQNV, encoded by the coding sequence ATGCATTACACCATTTTCGATACCCCTATTGTCCGCTCGGTATTTGCCTGGATCTCCATCATCATGCTCAAGATGACGGGTTGGCGCCTTGAAGGTTCGTTTCCGGCTTTGCCCAAATACGTGATGATTGCCGCGCCACACACCAGTAATTGGGATTTTCCGGTGACGCTGGGGATTTGCTTTGCTGCACGTGCCAAGATCTATTGGATGGGCAAGAGCAGCCTGTTCCGCGGGCCAATGGGGCCGATCATGCGTTGGCTGGGCGGCATCGCGGTGGATCGTTCTAAATCCAATAACTTGGTTCAGCAGATTGTGGATGTATATAACCAGTCTGAACGCTTGGTCATTACCATCCCACCAGAAGGTACCCGTAGCAAGGTGCGATACTGGAAAACCGGCTTCTACCATATCGCAGTCGGGGCGCAGGTACCGATTGTCTTGGCCTTTCTGGATTTCAAGAAAAAAATAGGCGGATTTGGGCCGGTTTTTTATCCAACTGGCAATATTGAAAAGGATATGGCGGAGATTCAGGCATTTTACAAAGGGATCACCGGGAAGAACCCCGACTGCCAGAATGTATGA